The following coding sequences are from one Gemmatimonadales bacterium window:
- a CDS encoding glycosyltransferase translates to MRVVWITHNYPRFRGDIAGAFLHPLAVALRTRGIDLRVVAPSDGGAGGVEELDGVPVRRVRYARPERERLAYGGMNARSIMSPTGMMTFNALRRALRRGAREELRSAGANVIHAHWWLPGGLAAPAGARMVLTCHGSDVQLLERSAPARFLGRRVFRRAKVVTTVSRSLAEIVERRTGVHVAESGVQPMPVVSVDRPWSAGGGGFVVIGRLTPQKRVHLAIEAVAHARELGVDCTLHVVGDGPERAALELRAAELGIEAHVRFVGEIAPADVPTVLATADGCIMPAVGEGFGLAAAEALMQGVPVIACRDGGGLADVVIQGAGGWIVQPAAAAIADAILDLLNTPDAMPHARQAGLQWRDRLSADAVAERCLTWYEGALHA, encoded by the coding sequence TTGCGGGTCGTCTGGATCACCCATAATTATCCCCGCTTCCGCGGCGATATCGCTGGTGCATTCCTGCATCCCCTCGCGGTGGCGCTGCGCACGCGCGGTATCGATCTTCGGGTCGTAGCGCCTAGCGATGGCGGCGCGGGTGGGGTGGAAGAACTCGACGGGGTGCCGGTGCGCCGCGTGCGATATGCGCGGCCGGAACGCGAACGATTGGCGTACGGCGGGATGAATGCGCGATCGATCATGTCGCCGACCGGGATGATGACCTTCAATGCGCTCAGACGCGCGCTCAGGAGAGGCGCGCGAGAGGAGCTGCGCAGCGCGGGGGCGAACGTCATCCATGCGCACTGGTGGCTGCCCGGCGGACTCGCGGCGCCTGCCGGGGCGCGGATGGTACTCACGTGCCACGGTTCCGACGTGCAACTGCTCGAACGAAGCGCCCCGGCGCGATTCCTTGGACGACGCGTCTTTCGCCGTGCGAAAGTCGTGACGACCGTGTCGCGGTCGTTGGCGGAGATCGTCGAGCGCCGTACCGGGGTCCACGTGGCAGAGAGCGGCGTTCAACCGATGCCAGTGGTGAGTGTCGACCGGCCATGGAGCGCCGGCGGCGGCGGGTTCGTCGTGATCGGCCGCCTCACGCCGCAGAAGCGCGTTCATCTCGCGATCGAGGCGGTAGCCCACGCACGAGAACTGGGGGTAGACTGTACACTGCACGTTGTCGGCGATGGCCCTGAGCGTGCCGCGCTCGAACTGCGTGCGGCCGAACTCGGCATCGAGGCGCACGTCCGGTTCGTCGGAGAGATCGCGCCGGCGGACGTCCCCACGGTCCTCGCGACCGCAGATGGCTGTATCATGCCGGCCGTCGGTGAAGGGTTCGGCCTCGCAGCAGCGGAGGCGTTAATGCAGGGTGTCCCGGTGATCGCATGCCGGGATGGCGGGGGACTGGCCGACGTCGTCATCCAAGGGGCCGGCGGGTGGATTGTCCAACCGGCGGCGGCCGCGATTGCCGACGCCATTCTCGACCTGCTGAATACTCCCGACGCCATGCCGCACGCACGGCAGGCAGGTTTGCAGTGGCGTGACCGGCTGTCCGCCGACGCGGTGGCTGAGCGTTGTCTCACCTGGTACGAGGGTGCGCTTCATGCGTAA
- a CDS encoding DPM/DPG synthase family glycosyltransferase, with translation MTAPTRVSMLVPAKDEAENLPEFMRQCAAALPPLGVPFEVVVVDDGSRDNTPAVLQRLAGEYPFLRVATHLRQRGIADALRTAADVASGDILVFYPADLQYRPEDVPSLVTPILEDRADIVTGTKQGKYEKAFVSTVYNTLCRWLFGIKVTDLNSVKAFRREIMLIQPLRPDFHRYMVVIAAAEGFRLTSTPVPLYPRTAGVSKFTWRRIPVGVLDMLSVWFQLRFGRKPMLFFGIAGAALFLVGFVAGLVALVLRFGYLLGFASLNTGFRPLLNLVEMMVISGFVLFGFGFIGEMLAGVREEQRELLRRLQAHRPE, from the coding sequence ATGACGGCACCAACGCGCGTCTCGATGCTGGTTCCTGCCAAGGATGAAGCGGAGAACCTCCCGGAATTCATGCGACAATGCGCGGCGGCGCTCCCGCCGCTCGGCGTTCCCTTCGAGGTTGTCGTGGTTGACGACGGCTCCCGCGACAACACGCCGGCGGTGCTGCAGCGACTCGCCGGCGAGTATCCGTTTCTGCGCGTCGCAACGCATCTGCGCCAACGCGGGATCGCCGACGCCCTGCGCACCGCGGCCGACGTGGCCAGCGGCGACATCCTCGTCTTCTATCCGGCCGACCTCCAGTATCGTCCGGAGGACGTCCCGTCGCTGGTGACGCCGATCCTCGAGGATCGCGCCGACATTGTGACCGGGACCAAGCAGGGGAAGTACGAGAAGGCGTTCGTGTCGACCGTCTACAACACGCTTTGCCGCTGGCTCTTCGGGATCAAGGTCACCGACCTCAACTCGGTGAAGGCATTCCGGCGGGAGATCATGCTGATCCAGCCGCTGCGCCCCGATTTCCATCGATACATGGTCGTCATCGCCGCCGCGGAAGGCTTTCGGCTGACCTCGACGCCGGTGCCGCTCTACCCACGGACCGCCGGCGTGTCGAAGTTCACCTGGAGGCGCATCCCGGTCGGCGTCCTCGACATGCTCTCGGTATGGTTCCAGCTTCGCTTTGGCCGCAAGCCGATGCTGTTCTTCGGCATCGCCGGGGCCGCGCTCTTTCTCGTCGGCTTCGTCGCGGGTCTTGTCGCCCTGGTCCTTCGCTTCGGATACCTCCTCGGCTTCGCATCGCTGAACACCGGATTCCGGCCGTTGCTCAACCTGGTCGAGATGATGGTGATCAGCGGGTTCGTGCTGTTCGGATTCGGCTTCATCGGTGAAATGCTGGCCGGCGTGCGCGAAGAACAGCGCGAGCTGCTGCGCCGCCTGCAGGCACATCGCCCTGAGTGA
- the lptB gene encoding LPS export ABC transporter ATP-binding protein → MTVLHAEGLRKTYQRRAVVNDVAVDLAQGEIVGLLGPNGAGKTTTFYLISGLIRPEQGTIRLDDVDVTDMPMYQRVRRGLGYLPQEPSIFRRMTVEQNVLAILEVLNLPRAERYRRLDAMLAELGLTPLRHAVAYTLSGGERRRLEITRALATSPKFMLLDEPFAGVDPIAVHDIQTIVASLRDRGIGVLITDHNVEQTLEIVDRAYIMHEGTVQAAGNVRDLVWNDRVAELYLGPTLTARLRRQMERPT, encoded by the coding sequence GTGACCGTCCTCCACGCCGAAGGATTGCGCAAGACCTATCAGCGACGCGCGGTCGTCAATGACGTCGCCGTTGATCTTGCCCAGGGCGAGATCGTCGGGCTTCTCGGCCCCAACGGGGCGGGGAAGACGACGACGTTCTACCTGATCAGTGGATTGATTCGACCAGAACAGGGGACGATCCGTCTCGACGATGTCGATGTCACCGACATGCCGATGTATCAACGCGTCCGTCGCGGTCTCGGTTACCTGCCGCAGGAGCCGTCGATCTTCCGTCGAATGACCGTGGAGCAGAATGTCCTGGCGATCCTTGAAGTCCTCAACCTGCCGCGAGCGGAGCGGTATCGCCGGCTCGATGCGATGTTGGCCGAGCTGGGGCTGACGCCGCTGCGGCATGCCGTGGCCTACACGCTGAGCGGCGGTGAGCGGCGGCGACTCGAGATCACCCGCGCCCTGGCCACGTCGCCCAAGTTCATGCTCCTCGACGAGCCGTTCGCCGGTGTCGATCCGATCGCGGTGCACGACATCCAGACGATCGTTGCATCGTTACGCGACCGCGGGATCGGCGTGCTGATTACCGATCACAACGTCGAGCAGACACTGGAGATCGTCGACCGCGCCTACATCATGCATGAAGGGACCGTGCAGGCTGCCGGCAATGTCCGCGACCTGGTCTGGAACGACCGCGTCGCCGAACTCTATCTCGGACCAACGCTGACGGCACGACTGCGACGGCAGATGGAACGCCCCACATGA
- the lptC gene encoding LPS export ABC transporter periplasmic protein LptC: MFAAIVLAGCVKHGVAPHGTVAADSADQVYDSMNFDITRNGVVVSHVVAESAWVYQGRQVADLKKMTVTFHDSTGAPTSTITADKGIYSMRLQNLDARGNVVATSPGAKVLKTEHLVYDRSRNRINADTSFTSTSPQGNMAGAWIEFDPGFTHVTINRPSGRQKGKGILIPGPGGAR, translated from the coding sequence GTGTTCGCTGCGATCGTTCTGGCCGGATGTGTCAAGCACGGCGTGGCACCGCACGGGACCGTCGCGGCCGACAGCGCCGATCAGGTGTACGACTCGATGAACTTCGACATCACGCGGAACGGCGTCGTTGTATCGCATGTGGTCGCCGAGTCGGCCTGGGTCTACCAGGGGCGGCAGGTCGCCGATCTCAAGAAGATGACGGTGACGTTCCACGATTCCACCGGGGCCCCCACGTCGACGATCACGGCCGACAAGGGGATCTACTCGATGCGACTGCAAAACCTCGACGCGCGGGGAAACGTCGTGGCGACGTCGCCGGGTGCGAAGGTGCTCAAGACGGAGCACCTGGTGTATGACCGTTCGCGGAATCGCATCAACGCCGATACGTCGTTCACGTCGACATCGCCACAGGGAAACATGGCAGGCGCGTGGATCGAGTTCGATCCGGGGTTCACGCACGTCACGATCAATCGTCCGTCCGGCCGTCAGAAGGGGAAGGGGATCCTGATCCCCGGCCCGGGGGGCGCGCGGTGA
- a CDS encoding polyprenol monophosphomannose synthase yields MAERGLVVVPTYNECENLPKIVPAILEQDPRLDILVVDDGSPDGTGAIADQFAEADPRVHVLHRTTKEGLGRAYLAGFHWALQRDYTHIFEMDADFSHDPANLPRFLQAASDGGLGDLIIGSRYASGVNVINWPMSRLLLSWFANKYARWITRLPLTDATGGFKCFRREVLAAIPFDKVRSNGYAFQIEMTFRAWKKGFRLTELPIIFTDRSEGHSKMNRRIVVEAIWMVWWLQLQGLFGRLG; encoded by the coding sequence ATGGCTGAACGCGGGCTGGTGGTTGTTCCGACATACAATGAGTGCGAGAATCTGCCGAAGATCGTTCCGGCGATCCTCGAGCAGGATCCGCGGCTCGACATCCTCGTCGTCGATGACGGGTCGCCGGACGGCACCGGCGCGATCGCCGATCAGTTCGCCGAGGCCGATCCGCGTGTCCACGTCCTCCACCGGACCACGAAGGAAGGGCTGGGGCGGGCCTATCTCGCCGGATTCCACTGGGCACTTCAGCGCGACTACACCCACATCTTCGAGATGGACGCCGATTTTTCGCACGACCCGGCCAATTTGCCGCGCTTCCTCCAGGCAGCCAGCGATGGCGGCCTCGGCGACCTGATCATCGGCTCGCGCTATGCCAGCGGCGTCAACGTGATCAACTGGCCGATGAGCCGGCTGCTGCTGTCGTGGTTCGCGAACAAGTACGCACGCTGGATCACCCGCCTGCCGCTCACGGACGCCACCGGCGGCTTCAAATGCTTCCGCAGGGAAGTGCTGGCGGCGATCCCGTTCGACAAGGTCCGGTCCAATGGCTACGCCTTTCAGATCGAGATGACCTTTCGGGCGTGGAAGAAGGGATTCAGGCTGACGGAGCTACCGATCATCTTCACTGATCGCAGCGAAGGACATAGCAAGATGAACCGGCGGATCGTAGTCGAAGCGATCTGGATGGTCTGGTGGCTGCAGCTTCAGGGCTTGTTCGGGCGGCTCGGATGA
- a CDS encoding KpsF/GutQ family sugar-phosphate isomerase codes for MITTTDAVATARRTMRLEGEAILAACDRLDGDFGSAVDLLATGGRVVVSGIGKSGIIAQKIAATLTSTGTAATYVHPVESLHGDLGLVDPQSVAILLSKSGETEELFGLLAALVRLDVPVVAITGVRDSTVGRAARVVLDGSVVEEACPHDLAPTTSTAVALAIGDALAMALLERKGFGREDFAVLHPGGRIGRRLLLRVRDVMVPADRAVRPDAPMRDVVVALAHGRGIAMVLSDGALRGVITAGDLTRLAERMPGYMEVAAGTVMSSRPQTVRADDLAAAALGQLERHSIMAAPVLGAGDEVVGVVHLHDLLRSGAG; via the coding sequence GTGATCACCACCACCGACGCCGTGGCCACCGCTCGCCGGACGATGCGCCTGGAAGGCGAGGCGATTCTCGCCGCGTGCGACCGGCTCGACGGCGACTTTGGCTCGGCGGTCGATCTTCTCGCGACCGGGGGTCGCGTCGTGGTAAGCGGCATCGGCAAGTCCGGTATTATCGCGCAGAAGATTGCCGCGACGCTCACATCGACCGGGACGGCCGCGACGTATGTACATCCGGTCGAATCACTTCACGGCGATCTTGGCCTCGTCGACCCGCAATCGGTCGCGATCCTGCTGAGCAAGAGCGGCGAAACCGAGGAACTTTTCGGCCTGCTGGCGGCGCTGGTCCGGCTGGACGTGCCGGTCGTCGCGATCACGGGGGTGCGCGATTCCACTGTCGGTCGTGCGGCGCGAGTGGTGCTCGACGGATCGGTTGTCGAGGAAGCATGCCCGCACGATCTCGCGCCGACGACGAGTACGGCGGTGGCGCTCGCGATCGGCGATGCGCTGGCGATGGCGCTCCTCGAACGGAAGGGATTCGGACGCGAGGATTTCGCAGTCCTGCATCCCGGTGGGAGGATCGGCCGGCGATTGCTCCTTCGCGTGCGCGACGTCATGGTGCCGGCCGACCGCGCGGTCCGCCCCGACGCACCGATGCGCGATGTCGTGGTGGCGCTGGCGCACGGGCGCGGCATCGCAATGGTCCTCTCCGATGGTGCACTGCGGGGCGTGATTACTGCCGGCGATCTGACTCGCCTCGCCGAGCGGATGCCGGGATACATGGAGGTCGCCGCAGGCACGGTGATGAGCTCACGCCCGCAGACCGTGCGCGCCGATGATCTCGCTGCCGCGGCACTGGGTCAGCTCGAACGCCACAGCATCATGGCAGCGCCGGTGCTTGGAGCAGGTGACGAGGTGGTTGGCGTCGTCCATCTGCACGATCTCCTCCGCTCGGGTGCCGGGTGA
- a CDS encoding lysylphosphatidylglycerol synthase domain-containing protein yields MRKTSWRVAQAVGGAIILYFLVQKTRADWAKVQEQRIVWHLRWEFIIAALIVTWAMYGVLIWGWRAVLAGWGERLRIVDAARIWSISSLGKYIPGKIWSIAGMAMMAQQRGVSATAATGSAVIMQLVSLATGAMLALALSGTDLLNRLAGGFGATAAIVLASLALVMAIGLTSPSVTRRIGFVLGRPEAIRPVDPSALAAALFANLVAWAGYGISLQLLLLGTLQGIDLPWTTATGGFAASYVLGYVFLFIPAGFGIRDLALFMLLRDTIGDAPALAIAAASRVALTINEVGVALPFLLFRRKPSDIILPV; encoded by the coding sequence ATGCGTAAGACGAGTTGGCGCGTGGCGCAGGCGGTTGGCGGCGCAATCATTCTGTATTTCCTGGTCCAGAAGACCCGAGCAGATTGGGCCAAGGTGCAGGAGCAGCGGATTGTCTGGCACCTGCGCTGGGAATTCATCATTGCCGCGCTGATCGTGACGTGGGCGATGTACGGTGTCCTCATCTGGGGCTGGCGCGCGGTGCTGGCCGGGTGGGGCGAACGGCTGCGTATCGTCGACGCCGCGAGAATCTGGAGCATCTCCAGCCTCGGCAAGTACATCCCCGGGAAGATCTGGTCGATCGCCGGGATGGCGATGATGGCCCAGCAGCGCGGCGTGTCGGCAACGGCGGCGACCGGCTCGGCAGTTATCATGCAACTGGTGTCGCTGGCAACCGGCGCGATGCTGGCGCTTGCCCTCTCCGGCACCGACCTCCTCAACCGCCTCGCCGGCGGCTTCGGCGCGACGGCGGCGATCGTGCTCGCATCGCTCGCCCTGGTGATGGCGATCGGACTCACGTCCCCGTCGGTCACGCGGCGAATCGGATTCGTCCTTGGCAGGCCGGAAGCCATCCGCCCGGTCGATCCGAGTGCGCTCGCCGCCGCTCTGTTCGCCAATCTCGTGGCGTGGGCCGGCTATGGCATCTCATTGCAGCTCCTCCTTCTCGGCACGCTGCAGGGGATCGATCTTCCGTGGACTACGGCAACGGGCGGGTTCGCCGCATCCTATGTCCTCGGCTACGTCTTTCTCTTCATCCCGGCCGGGTTCGGCATCAGGGACCTCGCGTTGTTCATGCTCCTCCGCGACACGATCGGCGACGCACCGGCGCTGGCAATTGCCGCAGCTTCCCGCGTAGCATTGACGATCAACGAGGTCGGCGTGGCATTGCCATTCCTTCTCTTCCGGAGAAAACCGAGTGACATCATCCTCCCGGTCTGA
- the rpoN gene encoding RNA polymerase factor sigma-54 — MKTGLHQQTGLRQELRINPRLYQAMDMLYMPMLDLQQHLQQELLNNPFLELEEPEEEATPEKTTEQEQEEVKKDDEIDWEEILTNGFEVGGQREQFESLQYIEPVSVETRDLADHLRDQLQMLDISPRLRLMCEEIVGNINDDGYLGATADQILESVNRWLMSNNPAARPPEADPFDFEEESEVESASHADGGANGNGNGSLLPPGVALFSIPEFDAALTLIQALDPPGIAARDLRECLMLQLKDAGDTSSLAYRFVDEAFPDLIAHRWNDLARKFNVEPRAAQEAVDSLARFEAKPGLKYSDRSDAYITPDLIVDKIDGRYHVFLNDTGVPRLRLSRAYQELARDRTKMTAENRDFIASRMNSATWMVQAIEQRRQTMLKVMNFIVDRQRDFFEKGIEYLRPLTLREVAEVISMHESTVSRVTNEKYVQTPRGVLPLKFFFSSALSTASGEDASARSIRAKLEKMVAEETPAKPLTDQQIVHLFEEQGIQIARRTVAKYRDQLGILPARMRKRV, encoded by the coding sequence ATGAAGACAGGCCTGCATCAGCAGACCGGCCTGCGGCAGGAACTGCGCATCAACCCTCGCCTCTATCAGGCGATGGACATGCTCTACATGCCGATGCTCGATCTCCAGCAGCATCTGCAGCAGGAGCTGCTCAACAATCCGTTCCTCGAACTGGAGGAGCCTGAGGAAGAAGCCACGCCCGAGAAGACGACCGAGCAGGAGCAGGAAGAGGTCAAGAAGGACGACGAGATCGACTGGGAAGAGATTCTGACCAACGGATTCGAGGTCGGAGGCCAACGGGAACAGTTCGAATCGCTGCAGTACATCGAGCCGGTGTCGGTCGAGACACGTGATCTGGCCGATCACCTTCGCGATCAACTGCAGATGCTCGACATTTCGCCGCGTCTCCGCCTGATGTGCGAGGAAATCGTCGGCAACATCAATGATGATGGATATCTCGGCGCCACGGCCGACCAGATCCTGGAATCGGTCAACCGCTGGCTGATGTCGAACAATCCGGCGGCACGCCCGCCGGAGGCTGATCCGTTCGACTTCGAAGAGGAGAGCGAAGTCGAGTCGGCGTCCCATGCCGACGGCGGCGCGAACGGAAACGGCAACGGTTCGTTGCTCCCGCCGGGCGTGGCACTCTTTTCGATACCGGAATTCGACGCCGCACTGACGCTGATTCAGGCGCTGGATCCGCCGGGGATTGCCGCGCGCGACCTTCGCGAATGTCTGATGCTGCAGCTCAAGGACGCCGGCGACACGTCATCGTTGGCATACCGGTTCGTCGATGAGGCGTTCCCCGACCTGATTGCGCATCGATGGAATGATCTCGCGCGGAAGTTCAATGTCGAGCCGCGCGCCGCCCAGGAGGCGGTTGATTCGCTGGCACGATTCGAGGCGAAGCCTGGGCTCAAGTACTCCGATCGGAGTGACGCGTATATCACCCCGGACCTGATCGTCGACAAGATCGACGGCCGCTACCACGTCTTCCTCAACGACACGGGCGTGCCGCGCCTGCGGCTCTCCCGCGCCTATCAGGAGCTGGCCCGCGATCGCACCAAGATGACCGCTGAGAACCGTGATTTCATCGCCTCCCGGATGAACAGCGCGACTTGGATGGTGCAGGCGATCGAGCAGCGCCGCCAGACGATGCTCAAGGTGATGAACTTCATCGTCGACCGGCAGCGCGACTTCTTCGAGAAGGGGATCGAATACCTGCGCCCGCTGACGTTGCGGGAGGTCGCCGAGGTGATCTCGATGCACGAATCGACGGTCAGCCGAGTGACCAACGAGAAGTACGTGCAGACGCCCCGCGGCGTCCTGCCGCTCAAGTTCTTCTTCTCCAGCGCACTGTCGACGGCGTCAGGCGAGGACGCGTCGGCGCGTTCGATCCGCGCCAAGCTCGAGAAGATGGTCGCCGAGGAGACGCCGGCGAAGCCGCTCACCGATCAGCAGATCGTGCATCTCTTCGAGGAACAGGGGATCCAGATCGCCCGGCGCACCGTGGCCAAGTACCGCGATCAGCTCGGGATCCTCCCGGCGCGGATGCGGAAGCGGGTATGA